One window of Dyadobacter sandarakinus genomic DNA carries:
- a CDS encoding co-chaperone GroES: MSTLAEIQVNVQPLADRVLVEPAPAEEKTAFGIIIPDTAKEKPQRGTVLAVGPGKKDEPLTVKVGDTVLYGKYSGTELAYEGKDVLIMRESDIYAIIG; the protein is encoded by the coding sequence ATGTCAACTTTAGCAGAAATTCAAGTGAACGTACAACCTCTGGCTGATCGCGTTCTTGTTGAACCAGCCCCAGCCGAAGAAAAAACTGCATTTGGTATCATTATCCCTGATACTGCAAAGGAAAAACCTCAGCGCGGTACCGTACTGGCTGTTGGTCCGGGTAAAAAGGATGAGCCGCTTACTGTGAAAGTAGGTGATACTGTATTGTATGGCAAGTACTCAGGCACTGAACTGGCATATGAAGGCAAAGACGTCCTGATCATGCGCGAATCAGACATTTACGCCATTATTGGTTAA
- the secG gene encoding preprotein translocase subunit SecG, which produces MYLGLIILVAIIAVLLILVVLVQNSKGGGLSSEFSGAGTTQMFGVKKTTDLLEQITWGLAATVIVISLASYIVVGGNASEGGVNSVNVQKAQNTVVPGGNIAPSQNGSATNPVAPAPVDSTKK; this is translated from the coding sequence ATGTATCTGGGTTTGATTATTTTGGTCGCGATCATCGCAGTATTGTTGATTCTGGTCGTGTTGGTGCAGAACTCCAAAGGTGGCGGCTTGTCCAGTGAGTTCAGCGGTGCGGGTACTACCCAGATGTTTGGCGTAAAGAAAACAACAGATCTTCTTGAACAGATCACCTGGGGCCTGGCGGCAACTGTGATCGTGATCTCGCTGGCTTCCTACATTGTAGTAGGCGGAAATGCGAGTGAAGGCGGCGTGAACAGCGTCAATGTTCAGAAAGCACAAAATACGGTCGTTCCCGGTGGCAATATCGCTCCTTCACAGAACGGATCAGCAACCAACCCGGTTGCTCCTGCTCCTGTAGACAGTACCAAAAAATAA
- the lptE gene encoding LPS assembly lipoprotein LptE, with protein MKKWAFTLFFLCSGMFISGCGVYSFTGTNLSPDIKTFSVLNFTTGTAGGPADLPQRITEDLKEYFQRNTSLKSQPGGGDLVLEGSITGYDVLAAAPTANDQAGLNRLNVTVQVRFTNAKDETKNFDQSFTYYADFPQDQTLNQNEARLLPTIRENLVQQIFNKSAADW; from the coding sequence ATGAAGAAGTGGGCGTTTACGCTTTTTTTCCTTTGCAGCGGCATGTTTATATCCGGCTGCGGCGTGTACTCTTTTACCGGTACCAACCTCAGTCCCGACATCAAGACGTTTTCGGTCCTGAACTTCACGACAGGAACTGCCGGCGGGCCTGCTGACCTGCCCCAGCGCATTACGGAAGATCTGAAAGAATATTTCCAGCGCAATACAAGTCTGAAAAGCCAGCCGGGTGGTGGCGACCTGGTACTGGAAGGCTCCATCACGGGATATGACGTACTCGCGGCCGCTCCGACTGCCAATGATCAGGCAGGCCTGAACCGTTTGAACGTGACAGTACAGGTGCGTTTTACCAACGCAAAAGACGAGACAAAAAACTTTGACCAGTCATTCACGTATTACGCAGACTTCCCTCAGGATCAGACACTCAACCAGAATGAGGCCCGGCTTCTCCCCACCATCCGCGAGAACCTGGTGCAGCAGATTTTTAACAAATCCGCCGCCGACTGGTAG
- a CDS encoding sigma-54 interaction domain-containing protein, giving the protein MNSSEIQSIKNRFGIIGNSPGLNHAINVAVQVAGTDLTVLITGESGSGKESFSKIIHSISSRKHGPFIAINCGAIPEGTIDSELFGHEKGSFTGALDARKGYFETTNGGTIFLDEVGEMPLGTQARLLRVLENGEYIRVGSSKVLKTNVRVVAATNVNLLDAVNHGKFREDLYYRLNTVPIYVPPLRERGEDILLLFRKFTNDFSERYRTKPVRLDNEARDLLMEYTFPGNIRQLKNIAEQITILETDKELPISMDTLNTYLNPVQPAGRRGLVAVRGGDEQASSFSERELLYKVLFDMRRDMTELKKLVRDVLENEKYGGDILKDHQELFSSLNNAEPVITTPALEPARLLSPPPARTVDLDRYSDERSEIEDVVHVSAEEESLSLEDKEKEMIIKALRKNNNKRKYAANALGISERTLYRKIKQYDIEE; this is encoded by the coding sequence ATGAATTCATCTGAAATACAATCCATAAAAAACCGTTTCGGGATCATTGGGAATTCTCCCGGACTGAACCACGCCATTAATGTTGCAGTGCAGGTAGCCGGTACGGACCTTACCGTCCTGATTACGGGCGAAAGCGGAAGCGGAAAGGAATCATTTTCCAAGATCATCCATAGTATCAGCTCCCGCAAGCATGGTCCTTTTATAGCGATCAACTGCGGCGCAATCCCTGAGGGAACAATTGACTCAGAGCTGTTTGGCCATGAGAAAGGTTCATTCACAGGCGCTCTGGATGCTAGGAAGGGCTATTTTGAAACAACAAACGGAGGTACCATATTCCTGGATGAGGTAGGTGAAATGCCGCTGGGTACCCAGGCCCGGCTGCTGCGCGTGCTCGAAAATGGCGAGTATATCCGGGTTGGCTCATCCAAGGTACTCAAAACCAACGTGCGGGTAGTGGCTGCTACCAACGTGAACCTGCTGGATGCAGTGAACCACGGAAAATTCCGGGAAGATCTTTATTACCGCCTCAACACGGTGCCCATTTATGTGCCACCCCTCCGGGAAAGAGGCGAGGACATCCTGCTGCTTTTCAGGAAATTTACCAATGACTTTTCAGAAAGGTACCGCACCAAGCCCGTCCGGCTCGACAATGAGGCCCGTGACCTGCTCATGGAATATACATTTCCCGGCAACATCCGCCAGCTGAAAAACATAGCAGAACAGATTACCATTCTCGAAACGGACAAAGAGCTGCCCATTTCTATGGATACCTTGAACACCTACCTGAACCCGGTACAGCCTGCGGGCCGGAGGGGACTGGTAGCAGTGCGCGGAGGCGATGAGCAGGCAAGCTCCTTTTCCGAGAGAGAATTGCTTTACAAGGTATTGTTCGATATGCGGCGCGATATGACCGAGCTGAAAAAGCTTGTTCGGGATGTACTTGAAAATGAAAAATACGGAGGTGATATCCTGAAAGATCACCAGGAGCTTTTCAGCTCGCTCAACAATGCAGAGCCCGTGATTACCACACCTGCCCTGGAACCCGCTCGCCTCCTCTCTCCCCCGCCGGCTCGAACGGTAGATCTGGACAGGTACTCCGACGAACGCAGTGAAATTGAAGACGTGGTACACGTATCCGCTGAGGAAGAGTCCCTTTCTCTGGAAGACAAGGAAAAAGAAATGATTATCAAGGCACTGCGCAAGAACAACAACAAACGAAAGTATGCCGCCAATGCATTGGGCATTTCCGAGCGGACGTTATACAGGAAAATCAAGCAATACGACATTGAGGAATAG
- the miaB gene encoding tRNA (N6-isopentenyl adenosine(37)-C2)-methylthiotransferase MiaB, whose protein sequence is MDHKVANSLKILSEADKEACETVHITENEPGVGKKKLFIESYGCQMNFADSEIVASVMRDAGFVTTSDVNTADLIFLNTCAIRDNAEQRVRNRLKQLSFVKKRNPGALIGVLGCMAERLKANLLEEEKVVDIVTGPDAYRDLPRLVEEAETGQKGVNVFLSREETYADISPIRLNSNGVTAFISIMRGCDNMCSFCVVPFTRGRERSRDAFSIIREANGLFAEGYREVTLLGQNVDSYKWQSESGTINFAQLLEMVARVSPDLRVRFSTSHPKDITDEVLYTMKRYDNICKYIHLPAQSGNSRVLELMNRTYDREWYIGRINAIRNILGENCGISHDMISGFCTETEAEHQDSLSLLEFVRFDFGYMFSYSERPGTLAAKKFADDIPESVKSRRLSEMIEVQRRISLERNQRLVGTVQRVLVEGASKKSEADLSGRSDQNKVVVFPRENFKKGEYVDVLITECTAATLLGRVVQEEPVLA, encoded by the coding sequence ATGGACCACAAAGTTGCCAATTCCCTGAAGATTCTGAGCGAGGCGGATAAGGAAGCCTGCGAAACGGTGCACATCACCGAAAATGAGCCTGGCGTAGGCAAAAAGAAGCTTTTTATTGAGAGTTATGGTTGCCAGATGAACTTTGCCGACAGCGAGATCGTCGCTTCGGTGATGCGGGATGCAGGCTTTGTAACCACATCGGACGTAAATACTGCCGACCTGATTTTCCTGAATACCTGTGCCATCCGCGACAATGCAGAGCAGCGCGTCAGAAACCGGCTTAAACAACTCAGTTTTGTTAAAAAAAGGAACCCCGGCGCATTGATCGGCGTACTGGGCTGCATGGCTGAGCGCCTGAAAGCCAACCTTCTTGAAGAAGAAAAGGTCGTGGACATTGTGACCGGCCCTGATGCGTACCGCGATCTCCCCCGGCTTGTCGAGGAAGCAGAAACGGGACAAAAAGGCGTGAATGTGTTCCTGTCGCGCGAAGAAACCTATGCTGACATTTCACCCATCCGTCTTAATTCCAATGGCGTGACAGCATTTATTTCCATTATGCGCGGCTGTGACAACATGTGCAGCTTCTGTGTGGTGCCATTTACCCGCGGCCGTGAGCGGAGCCGTGACGCTTTTTCAATTATCAGGGAGGCCAATGGTCTTTTTGCAGAAGGATACCGGGAGGTAACACTGCTGGGCCAGAATGTGGACAGCTACAAATGGCAGTCTGAGTCGGGAACGATCAACTTCGCGCAGCTGCTGGAAATGGTAGCCCGCGTCAGCCCCGACCTGCGTGTCAGGTTCAGTACCTCGCATCCCAAGGATATTACCGACGAGGTGCTGTACACCATGAAGAGATACGACAATATCTGCAAATACATCCATCTGCCCGCCCAGAGCGGCAACAGCCGGGTGCTCGAACTCATGAACCGCACCTACGACCGGGAATGGTACATAGGACGGATCAATGCAATCAGGAATATCCTGGGTGAGAACTGCGGAATTTCACACGACATGATTTCGGGTTTTTGTACCGAAACGGAGGCAGAACATCAGGATTCTTTAAGCCTGCTTGAATTTGTCCGTTTTGATTTCGGCTATATGTTTTCCTACTCGGAACGACCCGGTACCCTGGCCGCAAAGAAATTTGCGGATGACATTCCGGAAAGTGTAAAAAGCCGGAGATTATCCGAAATGATTGAAGTACAGCGGCGCATTTCCCTGGAACGCAACCAGCGGCTGGTGGGCACCGTGCAGCGGGTACTGGTGGAAGGGGCGTCCAAGAAATCGGAGGCGGATCTTTCAGGCAGGAGCGACCAGAACAAGGTGGTCGTTTTCCCACGTGAAAATTTCAAAAAAGGTGAGTACGTAGACGTGCTGATCACCGAATGTACGGCGGCTACGCTGCTTGGGCGCGTTGTTCAGGAAGAACCAGTACTGGCCTGA
- the tamL gene encoding translocation and assembly module lipoprotein TamL, with protein MKVNCRITYSWVLILVLLSLASCAPRPASQSRSYYLGNSSFKGNRIISNSELDALIAQRPNRRFLGLPFFPYVGLYRFGELFYNKEEKQRRLIEVTQNYQKESRIYENNPRKLDKIQRKYAKKLQKAQVRVDQGNFWMRVLGEVPVYFDSSEVKQNAEKMQKYLYNNGFFNASVDYKPDTIFNRIRVTYLVAERKPTMIRDIQYQIRNVLADSIVRANTKDAVLVGRRRYDGDAFEEERIRLETLLRNEGYLGFTRQNISYLVNDTIRNPLTDSLFKSVDVQVRVNVPDQPGRPLRYRINSVHFEVLPSAGQMDSTFRKDTTFHQGIHYIFTDKHFATRILDSKIQVRPGAIYSQKKERDSQQQLSLTDQFRFVNYNYTLDSSGKGVNSYFRVIPLEKYQISTDLGLNVIQLQGAPGPFANFSYKIRNVFNGLENFEANLRGGIELVPGFLGNQQIYRSEEIALNTSLIFPRLLTPASILQKQTAGYNPRTQVGLGYNYVNRPEYTRTNVKMAMTYSWQPTIHTLFNVSLMDLNILNTQNIRQDFQSLLESLQLQGNNLINSFQKSFVSDINVNFVYNTNALIGPQRNARYLRVAFESGGTTLNVIPKQEQLIKNIFGDLQFYKYLRWNVDYRRYWPSGKRSAFVARANTGAIYSYGDSKVPPYEKYFFAGGSSSLRAWLPRRLGPGSSPPRLTPNNLSIESPSEFLLEGNLEWRGFLAKFFGDINYAFFIDAGNVWNLSRSSTESQKLEAGKFLREIAVGTGFGLRYDLSFFILRFDFGVKVYDPSLQRFVLDELELNRLFRRSQSNFLNVNLGVGYPF; from the coding sequence TTGAAAGTTAATTGTAGGATTACATATAGCTGGGTTCTGATCCTGGTCCTGCTAAGCCTGGCCTCCTGCGCTCCCAGGCCCGCATCCCAATCCAGAAGCTACTATCTGGGTAACTCTTCCTTTAAAGGTAACCGCATTATCAGCAACTCGGAGCTCGACGCACTGATTGCGCAAAGGCCTAACCGCCGCTTTCTCGGACTTCCGTTTTTCCCGTATGTGGGCCTCTACCGCTTTGGAGAGCTGTTTTACAACAAGGAAGAAAAGCAGCGGAGGCTTATCGAGGTTACGCAAAATTATCAGAAAGAATCGCGCATTTACGAAAACAATCCCCGAAAACTGGATAAGATACAGCGCAAGTATGCCAAAAAACTTCAGAAAGCGCAGGTTCGTGTAGATCAGGGCAACTTCTGGATGCGCGTACTCGGTGAAGTTCCGGTCTACTTCGACTCTTCGGAGGTAAAGCAGAATGCCGAAAAAATGCAGAAGTACCTGTATAATAATGGTTTTTTCAATGCTTCTGTGGACTACAAACCCGATACGATTTTTAACCGGATCAGGGTGACGTACCTGGTAGCCGAGCGAAAGCCGACCATGATCAGGGATATTCAATACCAGATCCGCAATGTGCTGGCTGACAGCATTGTCAGGGCCAATACAAAGGATGCCGTACTTGTCGGTCGCCGGCGTTATGACGGCGATGCCTTTGAAGAAGAGCGGATCAGGCTGGAAACATTGCTGCGGAATGAGGGCTACCTGGGCTTTACGCGGCAGAATATTTCATACCTCGTCAACGATACGATCCGCAATCCGCTAACCGACAGCCTCTTCAAATCGGTGGATGTGCAGGTGCGGGTCAATGTGCCCGACCAGCCCGGCAGACCGCTGCGGTACAGGATCAACTCCGTACATTTTGAAGTGCTCCCCTCTGCCGGACAGATGGACTCCACTTTTCGAAAGGATACGACCTTTCACCAGGGCATTCATTATATTTTCACGGATAAACATTTCGCCACCCGCATTCTCGACAGCAAAATCCAGGTGCGTCCGGGCGCAATTTACAGCCAGAAGAAAGAGCGCGACAGCCAGCAGCAGCTTTCCCTCACGGATCAGTTCCGGTTTGTGAATTATAACTACACGCTCGATTCTTCGGGCAAGGGTGTTAACAGCTATTTCAGGGTTATTCCCCTTGAAAAGTACCAGATCTCGACGGATCTTGGACTCAATGTAATTCAGTTACAGGGTGCGCCCGGCCCGTTTGCCAACTTTTCGTACAAGATCCGGAATGTTTTCAATGGCCTCGAAAACTTTGAAGCAAACCTGCGTGGCGGGATCGAGCTGGTACCCGGTTTTCTGGGAAACCAGCAGATATACCGGAGCGAAGAGATCGCCCTGAATACCTCTCTTATTTTTCCGCGGCTGCTTACACCTGCCAGTATCCTGCAAAAACAAACCGCCGGCTACAATCCGCGCACGCAGGTAGGACTGGGTTACAACTATGTCAACCGGCCTGAGTATACCCGTACCAACGTAAAAATGGCGATGACCTATTCGTGGCAGCCTACCATTCATACGCTGTTTAATGTATCGCTGATGGATCTCAACATTCTCAATACGCAGAATATCCGCCAGGATTTTCAAAGCCTGCTCGAAAGCCTGCAATTACAGGGTAACAACCTGATCAACAGCTTTCAGAAATCATTTGTATCGGATATCAATGTCAACTTTGTGTATAATACCAATGCGCTGATCGGACCGCAGCGGAATGCGCGGTACCTGCGGGTGGCTTTTGAATCAGGCGGGACTACGCTGAATGTGATCCCAAAACAGGAACAGCTGATCAAAAACATTTTTGGTGACCTGCAATTTTATAAATACCTGCGCTGGAACGTAGATTACCGCCGCTACTGGCCTTCGGGCAAGCGGTCGGCCTTTGTGGCCCGTGCCAATACAGGGGCGATTTACAGCTACGGCGACAGCAAGGTACCGCCTTATGAAAAGTACTTTTTTGCAGGAGGGTCGAGCAGCTTGCGGGCCTGGCTGCCCCGGCGCCTGGGTCCCGGTTCGTCCCCGCCGCGGCTGACGCCCAATAACCTGTCCATAGAATCGCCCAGTGAGTTTCTGCTGGAAGGCAACCTGGAATGGAGGGGATTTCTGGCGAAGTTTTTCGGGGATATCAATTATGCCTTTTTCATTGATGCAGGAAATGTATGGAACCTGAGCAGGTCGTCCACGGAGTCACAAAAGCTGGAAGCGGGCAAGTTCCTGCGCGAAATTGCAGTAGGTACCGGGTTTGGACTACGCTACGACCTTTCGTTTTTCATTCTTCGTTTTGATTTCGGCGTAAAAGTGTACGATCCGTCATTACAGCGTTTCGTCCTCGACGAGCTGGAACTCAACCGTCTTTTCAGAAGGTCACAGTCCAACTTCCTGAATGTTAACCTGGGGGTAGGCTATCCTTTCTAG
- a CDS encoding TrmH family RNA methyltransferase codes for MLSKNRIKYINSLKVKKYRLLHEAFVVEGAKSVLELLGSDYEVELVLCTPEFQQKYATILTRHQSVTETVTAKELEVLGSFQTNDSCLAVAKTKPNAFLSPSEAEYILALDDVRDPGNLGTIIRVADWYGIRKIVCSNDTTDFYNPKVIAASKGSFTRIHIFYTDLADYLGKTMAKSQLVGAFLGGTSLYEFRFAGEGGCIVMGNESNGIGEEVEKLITDRVTIPRFGDAESLNVGIATAVMLDNLRRQLG; via the coding sequence ATGCTGTCAAAAAATCGTATCAAGTATATCAACTCGCTTAAAGTCAAGAAGTACCGGCTTCTTCATGAGGCATTTGTGGTGGAAGGAGCCAAAAGTGTGCTTGAACTGCTGGGTTCAGACTATGAAGTCGAGCTTGTCCTGTGTACCCCTGAATTTCAGCAAAAATACGCAACTATTCTAACCCGCCACCAAAGTGTCACTGAAACGGTGACTGCAAAAGAGCTGGAAGTGCTCGGGTCATTTCAGACGAATGATTCGTGCCTGGCTGTTGCTAAAACGAAGCCGAATGCGTTTTTGTCTCCCTCAGAAGCTGAATATATACTTGCACTGGACGATGTGCGCGATCCCGGAAACCTCGGTACCATCATCCGCGTGGCCGACTGGTACGGCATCCGCAAGATCGTTTGTTCAAATGATACTACGGATTTTTACAATCCCAAAGTCATAGCAGCAAGCAAAGGCTCATTTACGCGCATCCATATTTTCTATACGGACCTGGCGGATTATTTAGGTAAAACAATGGCGAAATCACAGCTGGTAGGGGCATTTCTGGGAGGTACTTCGCTGTACGAATTTCGTTTTGCAGGCGAAGGCGGCTGCATTGTTATGGGCAATGAATCAAACGGGATCGGGGAGGAAGTTGAAAAGCTCATTACAGACCGTGTGACCATTCCGAGGTTCGGGGATGCGGAGTCGCTCAATGTAGGCATTGCTACGGCCGTAATGCTCGACAACCTGCGTCGACAGCTGGGCTGA
- a CDS encoding queuosine precursor transporter translates to MGSSVQEAKRQRLFLVLCGIFLTNALIAEIIGGKIFSLEALLGIPPAQLLIGGQRLDFNMTAGVVNWPVVFLTSDIINEYFGHKGVKRISYLTACFIAYTFITIFVATQLPPAQFWLDLNNTDKAGNVFNINDAFSKIFNQGLGIMIGSIVAFLLGQLLDVLVFSWLRRKTGSRYIWLRATGSTMFSQLIDSFVVITIAFYVFGNWNLNQIFSVGTINYLYKGCVAILMTPLLYVAHYFIDKYLGKEYAEELSHRAAHE, encoded by the coding sequence GTGGGAAGTTCCGTTCAGGAAGCCAAAAGACAGCGTTTATTCCTGGTTCTATGCGGCATTTTTCTTACCAATGCATTGATTGCCGAGATCATAGGTGGAAAAATCTTTTCACTTGAAGCCTTACTCGGTATCCCCCCGGCACAGCTGCTGATCGGCGGTCAGCGCCTTGATTTCAATATGACAGCAGGTGTAGTCAACTGGCCGGTAGTATTCCTCACGTCTGATATCATCAATGAATACTTCGGACACAAGGGCGTGAAACGCATTTCTTACCTCACTGCCTGCTTTATTGCCTACACTTTCATCACGATTTTTGTAGCTACCCAGCTGCCCCCGGCCCAGTTCTGGCTCGATTTGAACAATACCGACAAAGCAGGTAATGTGTTCAACATCAATGATGCATTTTCAAAAATCTTCAACCAGGGATTGGGGATCATGATCGGATCAATCGTTGCGTTCCTGCTCGGACAATTGCTGGATGTGCTTGTATTTTCGTGGCTGAGAAGAAAAACAGGCAGCCGGTACATCTGGCTGCGGGCTACCGGCTCCACCATGTTTTCCCAGCTCATTGACAGCTTCGTGGTGATTACCATTGCCTTTTATGTTTTTGGAAACTGGAATTTAAACCAGATTTTCTCTGTCGGTACCATCAACTACCTGTATAAAGGATGTGTAGCCATCCTGATGACGCCGCTGCTTTACGTTGCGCATTATTTTATTGACAAATACCTGGGCAAAGAATACGCCGAGGAACTTTCGCACCGGGCGGCCCACGAGTAG
- a CDS encoding pyridoxal phosphate-dependent aminotransferase, translating into MEFLKSERLNNLKYEIRGATYQKALELESMGYKIHNLNIGNPAPFGFDSPDEIVHDIIMNIRNAQGYSDSRGLFAARKAVMHYTQTVGIQEVEINDIFIGNGVSELILLSMQALLNPGDEILVPSPDYPLWTASIALSGGKPVHYLCDEQSDWNPDLADLESKITSRTKGIVLINPNNPTGAVYDKEVLTRMARIAEEHGLIIFSDEIYDKILFDGAVHHPMGSIVHDTLCVTYGGLSKNYRSAGFRGGWMILSGAKQKAKSYTEGLLLLASMRLCANVPTQYAIQTALGGYQSIKELVAPSGRLYKQMNLVYERLTSIPGVSCVKPKGALYVFPKIDMKKFGLKNDEKFVYDLLSDQKVLVVAGTGFNYVSDDHFRIVFLPTVDELNQAMDKLEYFLETRRVLSSRTIEDVIA; encoded by the coding sequence ATGGAATTTCTCAAAAGCGAACGCCTGAACAATCTCAAATACGAGATTCGCGGAGCTACCTACCAGAAAGCACTGGAACTCGAAAGTATGGGTTACAAGATCCATAATCTCAATATCGGGAACCCGGCGCCTTTTGGTTTTGATTCCCCCGACGAAATTGTTCACGACATCATCATGAATATCCGCAATGCACAGGGATATTCTGATTCGAGGGGGCTGTTTGCGGCGCGCAAGGCTGTCATGCACTACACGCAAACGGTAGGAATCCAGGAAGTAGAGATCAATGATATTTTTATCGGAAACGGTGTCAGTGAACTGATCCTGCTTTCCATGCAGGCATTGCTGAATCCGGGAGACGAAATTCTGGTACCATCACCCGACTACCCGCTCTGGACTGCATCCATCGCGCTCAGCGGCGGCAAGCCCGTGCATTACCTGTGCGACGAGCAATCCGACTGGAATCCCGATCTGGCCGATCTTGAAAGCAAAATCACCTCCCGCACCAAGGGTATTGTGCTGATCAATCCGAACAATCCTACCGGCGCGGTGTACGACAAAGAAGTCCTTACCCGCATGGCCAGGATTGCCGAAGAGCACGGCCTCATTATATTTTCTGACGAAATCTACGACAAGATCCTGTTTGACGGGGCTGTACATCATCCCATGGGTTCCATTGTGCACGATACACTTTGTGTGACATACGGAGGCCTGTCCAAAAACTATCGCTCAGCCGGCTTCCGTGGCGGCTGGATGATCCTCAGCGGGGCCAAACAAAAAGCAAAATCGTATACCGAAGGTCTGCTGCTGCTTGCCAGCATGCGCCTTTGTGCAAATGTGCCGACACAATATGCAATCCAGACTGCATTGGGCGGATACCAGAGCATCAAAGAACTGGTAGCTCCCTCAGGCCGGCTTTATAAGCAGATGAACCTTGTTTATGAAAGACTTACATCCATTCCGGGTGTTTCCTGTGTAAAACCCAAAGGTGCATTGTATGTTTTCCCGAAAATTGATATGAAGAAATTCGGACTCAAAAACGATGAAAAGTTTGTATACGACCTCCTCAGTGACCAGAAGGTGCTGGTGGTGGCGGGTACTGGCTTCAACTACGTGTCCGATGATCACTTCCGTATTGTTTTCCTGCCCACTGTAGACGAGCTCAACCAGGCGATGGACAAGCTTGAATACTTCCTGGAAACCCGCCGGGTACTCTCGTCCAGAACCATTGAAGATGTGATCGCCTGA
- a CDS encoding BT_3987 domain-containing protein, whose amino-acid sequence MNCSIKIAGLLLFGMAVTSCLKDDITLDPDKSTNVVEFKNPSSFVSPSGSTYSLYSQSFDLAEEADYPITVSYSGAHVAPEDITVTLGVDTAAVTQYNTEQEEEFDAITPDLYTLPASVVIPKGKRTAEVLIKLKPSKFDFAKSYVLPIQIKSVSTGTISGNFGTILLAVKAKNIYDATYKATGYVYHPTASRAVDREKEVVTVSPTTVKIELGDLGGSGYFADVTVNPTTNKVTIKPSAGAAGGAYTQFDTALPAPYAPAWPNAAKANNTYDPATKTFYLRYGYMGANGWRVTEEILVRE is encoded by the coding sequence ATGAACTGTTCAATAAAAATAGCTGGCCTGCTTCTCTTTGGTATGGCCGTAACATCCTGCCTCAAAGACGATATTACCCTGGACCCGGACAAGTCGACCAACGTGGTTGAATTTAAAAATCCGTCCAGCTTTGTATCACCTTCCGGCAGTACTTATTCCCTCTACTCCCAGTCATTTGACCTGGCCGAAGAAGCGGATTATCCCATTACTGTAAGCTACTCGGGCGCACATGTTGCCCCTGAGGACATTACTGTAACATTGGGCGTGGATACGGCGGCAGTAACGCAGTACAACACGGAGCAGGAGGAAGAATTTGATGCAATCACGCCTGATCTGTACACGTTACCGGCATCCGTCGTAATCCCCAAAGGAAAACGTACTGCCGAGGTGCTCATCAAGCTGAAACCATCCAAGTTTGATTTTGCAAAAAGCTACGTGCTGCCGATTCAAATCAAATCTGTTTCAACCGGCACCATCAGTGGTAATTTCGGGACGATTCTGCTGGCTGTAAAAGCGAAGAACATCTACGATGCCACCTATAAAGCTACGGGATATGTATATCACCCGACTGCTTCGAGGGCTGTCGATAGAGAAAAGGAGGTAGTAACCGTTTCACCAACAACCGTGAAAATCGAGCTGGGTGACCTGGGCGGATCAGGCTACTTTGCCGATGTAACGGTCAATCCAACTACCAACAAGGTTACCATCAAGCCATCCGCAGGAGCTGCCGGCGGAGCTTACACGCAGTTTGATACCGCGCTGCCTGCTCCCTACGCGCCGGCATGGCCCAATGCTGCCAAGGCCAACAACACCTACGATCCGGCAACCAAAACTTTTTACCTGAGATACGGGTATATGGGGGCCAATGGCTGGCGCGTGACGGAGGAGATTTTGGTAAGGGAATAG